A single genomic interval of Mangifera indica cultivar Alphonso chromosome 5, CATAS_Mindica_2.1, whole genome shotgun sequence harbors:
- the LOC123215639 gene encoding LOW QUALITY PROTEIN: probable nucleoredoxin 1 (The sequence of the model RefSeq protein was modified relative to this genomic sequence to represent the inferred CDS: inserted 1 base in 1 codon) — MADTQTVSHDILTVLSSSKRDFLIRNDGNQVKVQSLKGKKVGLYFSASWCGPCKRFTPVFAEVYNEISAKGDFEVVFVSADDDDEAFEGYFSKMPWLAIPFSDSEARDSLEELFKVRGIPYLVILDEKGKVLTDIGVEIIREYGVGGYPFTEEKIKEMKEEEERAKREQSLKSVLVSKSRDFLISSNGKKILVSELEGKTVGLYFSLHLYRSCADFTPKLVKVYEKLKEKGVSFEIVLISLDEEEDSFKESLGSMPWLALPFMDESCQKLARYFELSTLPTLVIIGPDGKTLNSNVAEAVEDHGVEAFPFTLEKFAELXEIEKAREAAQTLESVLVCENRDFLVGKDGSKIPVSDLVGKTILLYFSAHWCPPCRAFLSKLKEAYYKIKAKNEPLEMVFISSDKDQASFEEFFSGMPWLALPYGDPRKASLSRKFKVYGIPMLVAIGPTGRTVTKEAKDLISVHGADAYPFTEEHLKNIEAKYEDLAKGWPEKVNHALHEHELVRTRRTVYTCDGCDEEGQIWSFNCEECDFNLHPKCTLEEDKEAKDDDAQEDEVNKEGWICDGDGCHKA, encoded by the exons ATGGCTGACACCCAAACAGTTTCTCACGATATTCTCACCGTTCTCTCTTCATCAAAGAGAGACTTCCTTATTCGCAACGACGGCAATCAG GTTAAAGTTCAGAGCTTGAAGGGAAAGAAAGTTGGGTTGTATTTCTCAGCATCGTGGTGTGGTCCATGTAAGCGATTCACACCGGTTTTTGCGGAGGTGTACAATGAAATCTCAGCAAAGGGTGATTTTGAGGTCGTTTTTGTATCggctgatgatgatgatgaggcaTTCGAGGGCTACTTCTCAAAGATGCCTTGGCTTGCTATTCCATTCTCTGATTCAGAGGCACGTGATAGCTTGGAGGAGTTGTTCAAGGTTAGGGGAATCCCTTACCTAGTGATTCTTGATGAAAAAGGGAAAGTTTTGACTGATATTGGAGTAGAGATCATTCGAGAGTATGGAGTGGGAGGGTACCCTTTTACAGAAGAAAAGATCAAGGAAatgaaagaggaagaagaaagagccAAAAGGGAACAATCCTTAAAATCTGTCTTGGTGTCCAAATCACGTGACTTCCTAATTTCATCTAATGGAAAAAAG ATACTTGTCTCTGAACTTGAAGGGAAGACTGTTGGCCTGTACTTCTCGTTGCATTTATACAGGTCCTGTGCTGATTTTACTCCAAAGCTTGTCAAGGTCTATGAGAAGCTGAAAGAAAAGGGGGTGAGCTTTGAGATTGTGTTGATATCACTAGATGAGGAGGAGGACTCTTTCAAGGAGAGCTTAGGTAGCATGCCTTGGCTAGCATTGCCCTTTATGGATGAGAGCTGCCAGAAGCTAGCTCGGTACTTTGAACTCTCCACCCTTCCCACTCTGGTGATTATTGGGCCAGATGGGAAAACTCTCAATTCCAATGTTGCTGAAGCTGTTGAGGATCATGGAGTCGAGGCTTTCCCTTTCACCCTGGAAAAGTTTGCAGAAC CTGAAATAGAAAAAGCAAGAGAGGCAGCTCAAACCCTGGAGTCAGTTCTGGTTTGTGAAAATCGAGATTTTCTCGTTGGAAAAGATGGAAGCAAG ATTCCAGTGTCTGATTTAGTCGGGAAGACCATCCTTCTGTATTTTTCAGCGCATTGGTGCCCTCCTTGTCGAGCATTTTTGTCAAAACTCAAGGAAGCATACTACAAAATCAAGGCAAAGAATGAACCATTGGAAATGGTTTTTATTTCCAGTGACAAAGACCAAGCTTCGTTTGAGGAATTTTTTTCAGGAATGCCATGGCTGGCACTTCCCTATGGTGATCCAAGGAAGGCATCTTTGAGTAGGAAATTCAAGGTCTATGGTATTCCTATGCTAGTTGCTATTGGCCCAACCGGCCGAACTGTCACAAAAGAAGCCAAGGATTTGATTTCAGTCCATGGAGCTGATGCTTATCCTTTTACTGAAGAACATTTGAAGAATATTGAAGCAAAATATGAGGATTTGGCAAAGGGGTGGCCTGAGAAGGTGAATCATGCACTCCATGAGCATGAGCTTGTGCGAACTCGCCGCACTGTTTATACCTGTGATGGATGCGATGAAGAAGGACAGATCTGGTCATTCAACTGTGAAGAGTGTGACTTCAATCTCCACCCCAAATGTACTTTGGAAGAGGATAAAGAAGCCAAAGATGATGATGCCCAGGAAGATGAAGTCAACAAAGAAGGATGGATTTGTGATGGGGATGGCTGCCACAAGGCTTGA